A single window of Labeo rohita strain BAU-BD-2019 chromosome 4, IGBB_LRoh.1.0, whole genome shotgun sequence DNA harbors:
- the tspan12 gene encoding tetraspanin-12: MAREDSVKCLRCLLYALNFLFWLMALCVLGVSACLRDQLNNVLTLTADTRLEEAAVLTYSPVVHPVVIAVCCFLIIVAMVGYCGTLKCNLLLLSWYFGSLMVIFCVELASGVWTYDEPMVQRSDMISLKSRMPHFGLQRYQWLTHAWNSLQTELKCCGVIYFTDWLEMTEMEWPPDSCCSDQYPGCARQAHYHDLSDLYQEGCGPKIYGFIRGTKQLQVLRFLGVSIGVAQILAMTLTVTLLWALYYDHKPPDPASPDALIHTQSSAEDGLKPSHSHPRASEAWANAPANGHTQFEMEQLS; encoded by the exons ATGGCCCGGGAGGATTCGGTGAAGTGTCTGCGCTGTCTGCTCTACGCGCTCAACTTTCTCTTCTGG ctTATGGCCTTGTGTGTGTTGGGAGTGTCCGCCTGCCTCAGGGATCAGCTGAACAATGTGCTCACCTTAACTGCCGACACCAG acTGGAGGAGGCAGCCGTTCTCACATACTCCCCCGTCGTCCATCCTGTCGTCATCGCCGTGTGCTGTTTTCTAATCATCGTGGCTATGGTGGGCTACTGCGGCACACTCAAGTGCAATCTGCTCCTACTGTCTTGG TATTTTGGCAGTCTGATGGTGATATTCTGCGTGGAGCTGGCCAGCGGAGTGTGGACGTACGACGAG CCTATGGTACAGAGGTCTGATATGATAAGTCTAAAGTCACGCATGCCTCATTTCGGCCTGCAGCGCTACCAGTGGCTCACACATGCCTGGAACTCTTTACAAACAGAG TTAAAGTGTTGTGGAGTGATCTACTTCACTGATTGGCTGGAAATGACAGAGATGGAGTGGCCACCTGACTCCTGCTGCTCCGATCAGTATCCAGGATGTGCCCGCCAAGCCCACTACCATGACCTCAGCGACCTTTACCAGGAG gGTTGTGGTCCCAAGATCTACGGTTTTATCCGTGGCACCAAGCAGCTGCAGGTGTTGAGGTTCCTGGGCGTGTCGATTGGCGTGGCTCAGATCTTAGCCATGACGTTGACTGTGACACTCCTATGGGCTCTTTATTATGACCACAAACCACCTGACCCAGCATCCCCAGATGCTTTAATCCACACGCAGAGCTCCGCAGAAGACGGCCTGAAGCCCAGCCACTCACATCCACGAGCGTCTGAAGCCTGGGCCAATGCGCCTGCTAACGGACACACCCAGTTTGAGATGGAGCAACTTTCCTAG